The sequence GACGTATTTATTGGAGAACTGGAAAAAATTGAAAGGTCAACTCCAATCATTGCCTCAATATACGGCGCTTCAGGGAATGATTTTGCTCAAATAGCCTCCAAAATTGAAAATTATGTTGATTTAATTGAATTAAATGTTTCATGCCCCCACGCACAGAAAGGTTGTGGTGCTTCAATAGGGGAAGACCCCAACCTCACAGGAGAGATTGTAAAAGCTGTTAAAAAAATAGTTGATATCCCGGTCATTGTTAAATTAACGCCTAATGTTACTGATATCGTTGAAATTGCACTCAGTGCCGAAAAAGCAGGGTGTGATGGATTAACTCTTATAAATTCCCTTGGCCCAGGGCTTAAAATAGATATAGAAACTGCTAACCCTATTCTTTCCAATAAATTTGGAGGGATGTCTGGACCTGCAATTAAACCCATCGCACTTAGGTGTGTTTATGATGTATATGATGCAGTTAAAATTCCTGTTATTGGTGTTGGCGGTATTGCAGATTACAGAGACGTGGTAGAATTTTTATTTGCTGGAGCCAGCTCTGTTCAAATTGGTACCTCAGTTATGTATAAAGGACCCTCTATTTTCAATGAAATTAATATTGGAATCCAAAAATTCATGCAGAGAAAAGATTATTTTTCCATAGATGAAATGGTGGGAATTGCACATTATGATTAAAAATAAATCAAAATCAGGCTGATAACATGCACGTTCCGAAAACTGTTGAAATAAAAAGAGTTATTGAAGAAACAAAAACTGTAAAGACATTTATTTTTGACTTCGACACGGAAAATGTTAAACCCGGGCAGTTCATGATGGTCTGGAACTTTAAGGACGAAAAACCAATGTCCATATCCTTAATTGATCCCATCAATGACAAAATAGGTATAACCATGAAAAAGATCGGCCCATTTACAGAAGCTGTTTGCTCACTAAAAGCAGGGGACAAGCTTGGTTTAAGAGGTCCCTATGGTCGTGGTTTTGAAATAGCTGGCTCAAATATACTTGCAGTTGGAGGGGGTGTTGGAATGGCTCCAATTTCAGCATTTGTACATGAATGCTTGCGGAGAGGAGTTAATGTTGATGTTATAAGTGCAGCGACCACAAAAGATGAGCTTTTATTTACAGAACAACTTAAATCCACAGATATTACTGCATATGCATGTACAGACGACGGAACCTATGGTTTCTGTGGTTTTGCCACCGAATTCATGGAGAAAATAATTGAAAAGAAGGATTATGATATGGTGGTTACCTGTGGGCCTGAAGTAATGATGAAAGGAGTATTTGATATCATTGATAAACTTAAAATTCCTGCTCAGTTTTCACTGGAACGCTACATGAAATGTGGATTTGGAATTTGTGGGCAGTGCTGTGTTGATGATATTGGATGGAGAGTCTGTGTCGAAGGACCTGTTTTTTGGAGTGATGAAGTGAGACTAATAACAGAATTTGGTAAATATAGAAGGGATGCAGCCGGAATGAAACATAAAATATAATATTTACTAAAAATAAAAAAATAGGTCCTTGAATCAGGTTCAAGACAATTTTATCTCAATGGAATTAGAAATGGCAGAATGTTTAGAACCATTGGGATCATTAAATTTAACACTGAACCCTCCTATAAAATAAGGGTTGGATACTGTAGCATCAGGTCCAAAATCTTCCTGTACCTCTGCATCAGTGGGTATATATGTGGTACTTGTGTATTTTTTGGTTTCTCCAGGTTTAAGAGTTCCAACGACCTGTTCAAAGTCCTGACTGTCAAGTAGAACATTGTATACAGTTTCAGTTCCATTATTAGTTACCTCATACTGAATGGTTATATTCATACCTTTTTTAGCTGTTTCAGGACCTTTTTGAACTGCAACCACATCAATTGCCCTGGTAACGTTGGTGTTATTCTGTGGCTGGGTAGTTGTATTATTTTGAATGGTTGTGTTATCCTGGCTGGTGCATCCAGATACAAAAACAACCATACCAATAATAGCAAATATAATCACAATTCCTATCTTTTTACCCGTTTTAATCCCTCCTTTGAAAAATTATTATGGACATAAACATATATAAAATGATCATCAGGATAAACTATCTAAAAATAATGCTTAGTAGGGCTTAAAATATAATTTTAATGTATCTATGAAAATTTGATCTGTTTATCCTTTTTTATCAACTCATCGAACTCTAATCCTGCGCTATACGCCAGATCCACGTCTACCTTATAATTTTCTCCTCTGGTTTCAATAAGATCGTCAACATGGACGAAACGCCATTTTTTATTCTTAAATTTAACACCCAGATATGGTTCTGCCCCAAAGATTTCTGAAAACTCCTTTAATCCGATGATTTTTCTAGAATTAATATAAATATGATTTGCAGAAGTTGTTTTAACCTCAATTGCCAGATAAACCCTTCCATTACCTGCAATTATATCTGGAAGCGGCTTTTTTGTTGCCCCTCCTGAAGCCGGTGCTCTCATAGCAGCACAATCTGCATCCCAGAGCATTTTTACCAGTTCACGCTCAACACGTGACCCTCTTTTATTCATAATAATCAGAACATTAATTTTTGAAAATAAA comes from Methanobacterium sp. and encodes:
- a CDS encoding dihydroorotate dehydrogenase; its protein translation is MLEVSICNIKLKNPTMLAAGILGTTAASMNWVSRSGAGAIVTKSFGLNPNKGYPNPTTVEVTGGVINAIGLSNPGVDVFIGELEKIERSTPIIASIYGASGNDFAQIASKIENYVDLIELNVSCPHAQKGCGASIGEDPNLTGEIVKAVKKIVDIPVIVKLTPNVTDIVEIALSAEKAGCDGLTLINSLGPGLKIDIETANPILSNKFGGMSGPAIKPIALRCVYDVYDAVKIPVIGVGGIADYRDVVEFLFAGASSVQIGTSVMYKGPSIFNEINIGIQKFMQRKDYFSIDEMVGIAHYD
- a CDS encoding dihydroorotate dehydrogenase electron transfer subunit, whose protein sequence is MHVPKTVEIKRVIEETKTVKTFIFDFDTENVKPGQFMMVWNFKDEKPMSISLIDPINDKIGITMKKIGPFTEAVCSLKAGDKLGLRGPYGRGFEIAGSNILAVGGGVGMAPISAFVHECLRRGVNVDVISAATTKDELLFTEQLKSTDITAYACTDDGTYGFCGFATEFMEKIIEKKDYDMVVTCGPEVMMKGVFDIIDKLKIPAQFSLERYMKCGFGICGQCCVDDIGWRVCVEGPVFWSDEVRLITEFGKYRRDAAGMKHKI
- the hjc gene encoding Holliday junction resolvase Hjc; the encoded protein is MNKRGSRVERELVKMLWDADCAAMRAPASGGATKKPLPDIIAGNGRVYLAIEVKTTSANHIYINSRKIIGLKEFSEIFGAEPYLGVKFKNKKWRFVHVDDLIETRGENYKVDVDLAYSAGLEFDELIKKDKQIKFS